A window from Variovorax sp. PBL-E5 encodes these proteins:
- a CDS encoding TetR/AcrR family transcriptional regulator — MTETKVAGPKRRPRNAQATRERIVKIASKEFAAHGYDGARIDAIVARCKISKNLVYHYFASKEALFIEVMEHAYGAMRDRQNELALGGDNPVEDMRELVTKTIQHFIDQPDLLQLLSTENLHKAKHIRKSKQISAMFNPLRTALAHVLEKGKQQGVFRSDADWVDLYVSISGLGSYFITNRYTLSYVLDVDLGTPERIQARLHHATEMVISYLCYGQRQPAPSP; from the coding sequence ATGACAGAAACCAAGGTCGCCGGCCCCAAGCGCCGGCCGCGCAACGCGCAGGCCACCCGCGAACGCATCGTCAAGATCGCGAGCAAGGAGTTCGCCGCGCACGGCTACGACGGCGCGCGCATCGATGCCATCGTGGCGCGCTGCAAGATCAGCAAGAACCTCGTCTATCACTACTTCGCGAGCAAGGAAGCCTTGTTCATCGAAGTGATGGAGCACGCCTACGGCGCCATGCGCGACCGGCAGAACGAACTCGCGCTCGGCGGCGACAACCCGGTCGAGGACATGCGCGAGCTGGTGACCAAGACCATCCAGCATTTCATCGACCAGCCCGATCTGCTGCAGCTGCTGTCGACCGAGAACCTGCACAAGGCCAAGCACATCCGCAAGTCCAAGCAGATCAGTGCGATGTTCAATCCGCTGCGCACGGCGCTTGCTCATGTGCTGGAGAAGGGCAAGCAACAGGGCGTGTTCCGCAGTGACGCGGACTGGGTCGATCTCTACGTGTCGATCTCGGGGCTGGGCTCGTACTTCATCACCAACCGCTACACGCTGTCCTATGTGCTGGATGTCGATCTGGGTACGCCGGAACGCATCCAGGCGCGCCTGCATCACGCGACCGAGATGGTAATCAGCTACCTGTGCTACGGGCAGAGGCAGCCGGCTCCTTCTCCCTGA
- a CDS encoding hydantoinase/oxoprolinase family protein has translation MNLTQHAPGGVRVGCDIGGTFTDIVLALPDGRLFVNKTSTTPDNLGQAIVDGLGALIKQAGVAPCDITEIVHGTTTASNTILQKVGAPTGVLTTEGFRDVLEIGRIRTPTMFDLGWSKPEPLATRRWRRGIRERIDAQGRIVTALDAEQLLAETRQLVDEGVSSLAICFLNSYINPAHELAAKALLQQHFPQLLLSVSCEVLPEIKEYERTSTTVVNAYILPAMRTYLARLRDDLTRMGITASLQVMASNGGMMGLASASDKPVFAVASGPAGGVAGAVEIGALGGDADLIVFDMGGTTAKASIIANGQPSLTNEYEFRNGISAPSRFVKGGGYVLKVPAIDIAEVGAGGGSIAWIDAGGLLCVGPESAGAHPGPACYGNGNPHPTVTDANMVLGYLNPKALAGGSLKVSPELSKAAIERDVGRPLGLDLLAAAHGVRQLANVSMARAIRAVTVERGRDPREMSMIAFGGGGPLHAVAVARLLGIRRVIAPIMAGVFCSAGMLSADAEHNFVKAVLRPLADCAPADMGAIANALADKGYTVLASEGYPPEDASAVLAADLRYLGQSSELTVPLKSARFDAEVVAQLTRDFQAMYQQTFGYSSDEPLELVNLRVAAHGRSKHRLDFARCQVDATALQGETTTRLVSFAAGAAPVMTHVVPRASIGADAQQGPLVIESYDTTIVVPPHCSVRSDAIGNIIIDLEESTQ, from the coding sequence ATGAACTTGACCCAGCACGCCCCTGGAGGCGTCCGCGTCGGATGCGACATTGGAGGCACCTTCACGGACATCGTCCTGGCCCTGCCCGACGGCCGGCTGTTCGTGAACAAGACCTCGACCACGCCCGACAACCTCGGCCAGGCGATCGTCGACGGCCTCGGCGCTTTGATCAAACAGGCCGGCGTGGCGCCCTGCGACATCACCGAGATTGTGCACGGCACCACCACCGCCTCGAACACGATCCTGCAGAAGGTCGGGGCGCCGACCGGCGTGCTGACCACGGAGGGCTTTCGCGACGTGCTGGAGATCGGCCGCATCCGCACGCCGACGATGTTCGACCTCGGCTGGTCCAAGCCCGAGCCGCTGGCCACGCGCCGCTGGCGCCGCGGCATCCGCGAGCGCATCGATGCGCAGGGCCGCATCGTCACCGCGCTCGATGCCGAACAGCTGCTCGCCGAGACGCGGCAGCTGGTCGACGAGGGCGTGAGCTCGCTCGCGATCTGCTTTCTCAACAGCTACATCAATCCGGCGCACGAGCTCGCGGCCAAGGCACTGCTGCAGCAGCATTTCCCGCAGCTTCTGCTGAGCGTCTCGTGCGAAGTGCTGCCCGAAATCAAGGAGTACGAGCGCACCAGCACGACGGTCGTCAACGCCTACATCCTGCCGGCGATGCGGACCTACCTCGCGCGTTTGCGCGACGACCTCACGCGCATGGGCATCACGGCCTCGCTGCAGGTGATGGCCTCCAACGGCGGCATGATGGGCCTCGCCTCGGCCAGCGACAAGCCCGTGTTCGCAGTGGCTTCGGGGCCGGCGGGCGGCGTCGCGGGTGCGGTCGAGATCGGCGCGCTCGGCGGCGACGCCGACCTGATCGTGTTCGACATGGGCGGCACCACCGCCAAGGCCTCGATCATCGCCAACGGCCAGCCTTCGCTGACCAACGAGTACGAGTTCCGCAACGGCATCAGCGCGCCGAGCCGCTTCGTCAAGGGCGGCGGCTACGTGCTCAAGGTGCCGGCGATCGACATCGCCGAAGTGGGCGCCGGCGGCGGCTCGATCGCGTGGATCGATGCCGGCGGTTTGCTGTGCGTCGGTCCCGAGTCGGCGGGGGCGCATCCGGGCCCGGCTTGCTACGGCAACGGCAACCCGCACCCGACGGTGACCGATGCCAACATGGTGCTCGGCTACCTCAATCCCAAGGCGCTCGCGGGCGGCAGCCTGAAGGTGTCGCCCGAACTGTCGAAGGCCGCGATCGAGCGCGACGTCGGCCGCCCGCTCGGGCTCGACCTGCTGGCCGCCGCGCACGGCGTGCGCCAGCTCGCCAACGTCAGCATGGCGCGCGCGATCCGCGCCGTCACGGTCGAGCGCGGCCGCGATCCGCGCGAGATGTCGATGATCGCCTTCGGCGGCGGCGGTCCGCTGCATGCGGTCGCGGTGGCACGGCTGCTCGGCATCCGCCGCGTGATCGCGCCGATCATGGCCGGCGTGTTCTGCTCCGCCGGCATGCTGTCGGCCGATGCCGAGCACAACTTCGTCAAGGCCGTGCTGCGGCCGCTCGCGGATTGCGCACCGGCCGACATGGGCGCGATCGCGAACGCGCTGGCCGACAAGGGCTACACCGTGCTGGCCTCCGAAGGCTATCCGCCGGAAGACGCGAGCGCCGTCCTGGCCGCCGATCTGCGCTACCTGGGCCAGAGCTCCGAACTCACGGTGCCGCTGAAATCGGCGCGTTTCGATGCCGAGGTGGTCGCGCAGCTGACGCGCGACTTCCAGGCGATGTACCAGCAGACCTTCGGCTACAGCAGCGACGAGCCGCTGGAGCTGGTCAACCTGCGCGTCGCCGCGCACGGCCGCAGCAAGCACCGGCTCGACTTCGCCCGCTGCCAGGTCGATGCGACCGCGCTGCAGGGCGAGACCACCACCCGGCTCGTGAGCTTCGCCGCCGGCGCAGCGCCGGTGATGACGCACGTGGTGCCGCGCGCCAGCATCGGCGCCGACGCGCAGCAGGGCCCGCTGGTGATCGAGTCCTACGACACCACCATCGTTGTCCCGCCGCACTGCAGCGTGCGTTCGGACGCGATCGGCAACATCATCATCGACCTCGAGGAGTCAACGCAATGA
- a CDS encoding ABC transporter substrate-binding protein, translated as MKRRTLSTGLAAMIALPALSLGSAPARAQGVAKLRVKLDFSPWGMHGAMHLALQKGLFKAQGLDVEVQDGTGTISTLQLLSAGQADIGQVALGTMAVAKENGLDLISVAGFARTGDLAVLMDQSQGIQKPKDLAGKKIVCFTTSPWAPFIEPFLKANGMTKSSIELVMVAPSAMISTYASGNSDGFMSQAPFGQPMVLKTRKASALLLGDSGISFPSYGLALTPKTLESKREAIGKFVQVQVKAWQYIYDGHVDEAVAAIVAQRPNAKLDPDVLKGQIVAYRAFFESPSSKNLAFGLQTDADWAAAIKSMEQTSQIKPGHKPSDYYTNALLSV; from the coding sequence ATGAAGAGAAGGACCCTGAGCACCGGCCTGGCAGCCATGATCGCGCTGCCCGCCCTTTCCCTCGGCAGCGCGCCGGCGCGCGCGCAAGGTGTCGCGAAACTGCGCGTGAAGCTGGACTTCTCGCCCTGGGGCATGCATGGCGCGATGCACCTGGCGCTGCAGAAAGGCCTGTTCAAGGCGCAGGGCCTGGACGTCGAAGTGCAGGACGGCACCGGCACCATCTCTACCCTGCAACTGCTGTCGGCAGGCCAGGCCGACATCGGGCAGGTCGCGCTCGGCACCATGGCGGTCGCGAAGGAGAACGGACTCGACCTGATCTCGGTCGCGGGCTTCGCGCGCACCGGCGACCTCGCCGTGCTGATGGACCAGTCGCAGGGCATCCAGAAGCCCAAGGACCTCGCCGGCAAGAAGATCGTCTGCTTCACGACCAGCCCGTGGGCCCCCTTCATCGAGCCTTTCCTCAAGGCCAACGGCATGACCAAGAGCAGCATCGAGCTGGTGATGGTCGCGCCGAGCGCCATGATCTCGACCTACGCCTCCGGCAACAGCGACGGCTTCATGTCGCAGGCGCCCTTCGGCCAGCCGATGGTGCTGAAGACGCGCAAGGCCTCGGCGCTGCTGCTCGGCGACAGCGGTATCAGCTTCCCGAGCTACGGCCTCGCGCTGACACCCAAGACGCTCGAGAGCAAGCGCGAGGCGATCGGCAAGTTCGTGCAAGTGCAGGTCAAGGCCTGGCAGTACATCTACGACGGCCACGTCGACGAGGCGGTGGCCGCGATCGTCGCCCAGCGGCCGAACGCCAAGCTCGACCCCGACGTGCTGAAGGGCCAGATCGTCGCCTACCGCGCCTTCTTCGAAAGCCCGAGCAGCAAGAACCTCGCCTTCGGCCTGCAGACCGATGCCGATTGGGCCGCGGCCATCAAGTCGATGGAGCAGACCAGCCAGATCAAGCCCGGCCACAAACCCTCGGACTACTACACCAATGCGCTCCTATCCGTCTGA
- a CDS encoding HAD-IIB family hydrolase — protein MKTLAQWPLAARRGLVGLFTDIDDTLTTEGAITPDALQALAGLRAAGLHMVAITGRPVGWSEAFAAAWPIDAIVAENGAVALVPSRDGGLSKRYQQDATTREHNFARMQAVLARIEREIPGARRATDSAGRECDIAIDHSEFVQLDDAQIAAVVALMRSEGMHATVSSIHVNGWYGEHNKLEGARWIVRELWGRDLDAEMDRWAYVGDSTNDALMFERFVHSIGVANVRRFEAALSHRPRYVAPSERGAGFAEVAAAVLDSRAGPGRA, from the coding sequence ATGAAGACACTCGCCCAATGGCCGCTCGCCGCGCGGCGCGGACTGGTCGGCCTGTTCACCGACATCGACGACACGCTGACCACTGAAGGCGCGATCACGCCCGATGCGCTGCAGGCGCTGGCCGGCCTCCGCGCGGCGGGTCTGCACATGGTCGCCATCACCGGCCGGCCCGTCGGCTGGAGCGAAGCCTTCGCCGCGGCCTGGCCGATCGATGCGATCGTGGCCGAGAACGGCGCCGTCGCACTCGTGCCGTCGCGCGACGGCGGGCTGTCCAAGCGCTACCAACAGGATGCGACCACGCGTGAACACAACTTCGCGCGCATGCAGGCCGTGCTGGCGCGCATCGAGCGCGAGATCCCCGGCGCGCGCCGCGCCACCGATTCAGCCGGCCGCGAATGCGACATCGCGATCGACCACAGCGAGTTCGTGCAGCTCGACGATGCGCAGATCGCCGCCGTCGTCGCGCTGATGCGAAGCGAAGGCATGCACGCCACCGTCAGCAGCATCCACGTCAACGGCTGGTACGGCGAGCACAACAAGCTCGAAGGCGCACGCTGGATCGTGCGCGAGCTCTGGGGCCGCGACCTCGACGCCGAGATGGATCGCTGGGCCTACGTCGGCGACTCGACCAACGATGCGCTGATGTTCGAACGCTTCGTGCACAGCATCGGCGTCGCCAACGTGCGCCGCTTCGAGGCAGCGCTGTCGCATCGGCCGCGCTATGTCGCGCCGAGCGAGCGTGGTGCGGGCTTCGCCGAAGTGGCGGCCGCGGTGCTCGACAGCCGCGCCGGACCCGGCCGAGCCTGA
- a CDS encoding peptide chain release factor 3 gives MTFASETRRRRTFAIISHPDAGKTTLTEKLLLFSGAIQIAGSVKARKATRHATSDWMEIEKQRGISVASSVMQMVYRDHVINLLDTPGHKDFSEDTYRVLTAVDSALMVIDAANGVEAQTRRLIEVCRQRDTPIITFVNKMDREVREPLELLDEIERELGMPCVPMTWPVGQGKSFGGIINLRTEVMTVFESGSERLPQDFDAMPLTDRDALHKRFGREFDTAMESMELATGASPTWDREAFLAGRQTPVFFGSGVNNFGVMEVLDALVDLAPPPQSRTSTTMVNRQPVVKEIQPEDKDFAGVVFKVQANMDANHRDRIAFVRMASGRYTPGMKLKVQRTAKELRPTSVVTFMSQRREAVEEAYAGDIVGFTTHGGVQLGDTITDGASLQFTGLPFFAPELFMTVILKNPLRTKQLQQGLAQLGEEGAIQVFRPEVGGPMLLGAVGQLQFEVVQHRLKSEYDADVRLEGCQYTGARWITADTPAELRAFVDAYPARMARDAADTLAYLCTSPYDVRLAQERFPKIHFHPLREHAGLALQTAG, from the coding sequence ATGACCTTCGCCTCCGAAACCCGCCGCCGCCGCACCTTCGCAATCATCTCCCACCCGGACGCCGGCAAGACCACGCTGACCGAGAAGCTGCTGCTGTTCTCCGGCGCGATCCAGATCGCCGGCTCGGTCAAGGCGCGCAAGGCCACGCGGCACGCCACTTCCGACTGGATGGAGATCGAGAAGCAGCGCGGCATCTCGGTCGCCTCGTCGGTGATGCAGATGGTCTACCGCGACCACGTCATCAACCTGCTGGACACGCCCGGCCACAAGGACTTCTCCGAAGACACCTACCGCGTGCTGACCGCGGTCGATTCGGCGCTGATGGTGATCGATGCCGCCAACGGCGTCGAGGCGCAGACGCGCCGGCTGATCGAGGTCTGCCGCCAGCGCGACACACCCATCATCACCTTCGTCAACAAGATGGACCGCGAGGTGCGCGAGCCGCTCGAGCTGCTCGACGAGATCGAGCGCGAACTCGGCATGCCCTGCGTGCCGATGACATGGCCCGTCGGCCAGGGCAAGTCCTTCGGCGGCATCATCAACCTGCGCACCGAAGTGATGACCGTCTTCGAATCGGGCAGCGAGCGCCTGCCGCAGGATTTCGACGCCATGCCGCTGACCGATCGCGACGCGCTGCACAAGCGCTTCGGCCGCGAGTTCGACACCGCGATGGAAAGCATGGAACTCGCCACCGGTGCCTCGCCCACCTGGGACCGCGAGGCCTTCCTGGCCGGCAGGCAGACGCCCGTGTTCTTCGGCTCCGGCGTCAACAACTTCGGCGTGATGGAAGTGCTCGATGCATTGGTGGACCTCGCGCCGCCGCCGCAGTCGCGCACCAGCACCACGATGGTCAATCGCCAGCCGGTGGTGAAGGAAATCCAGCCCGAGGACAAGGATTTCGCCGGCGTCGTGTTCAAGGTGCAGGCCAACATGGACGCCAACCACCGCGACCGCATCGCCTTCGTGCGCATGGCATCGGGCCGCTACACGCCGGGCATGAAGCTCAAGGTGCAGCGCACCGCCAAGGAGCTGCGCCCCACCAGCGTCGTGACCTTCATGAGCCAGCGCCGCGAGGCGGTCGAGGAAGCCTACGCGGGCGACATCGTCGGCTTCACCACGCACGGCGGCGTGCAGCTCGGCGACACCATCACCGATGGCGCATCGCTGCAGTTCACCGGCCTGCCCTTCTTCGCGCCCGAACTCTTCATGACCGTGATCCTGAAGAACCCGCTGCGCACCAAGCAATTGCAGCAAGGCCTGGCGCAGCTCGGCGAGGAAGGCGCGATCCAGGTGTTCCGGCCCGAGGTCGGCGGCCCGATGCTGCTGGGCGCGGTCGGGCAACTGCAGTTCGAAGTGGTGCAGCACCGGCTCAAGTCCGAGTACGACGCCGACGTGCGGCTCGAAGGCTGCCAGTACACCGGCGCGCGCTGGATCACCGCCGATACGCCGGCCGAGCTGCGCGCCTTCGTCGATGCCTACCCGGCCCGCATGGCGCGCGATGCGGCCGACACGTTGGCCTATCTCTGCACCTCGCCCTACGACGTGCGGCTGGCGCAGGAGCGCTTTCCGAAGATCCACTTCCATCCGCTGCGCGAGCATGCGGGCCTGGCGCTGCAGACCGCCGGCTGA
- a CDS encoding NAD-dependent epimerase/dehydratase family protein, with protein MPTSSSPSQPDTPLLDPAALPTRFDSVEALDEFLSRPSQALVDDLAQIEGDLMILGVAGKMGPTLARLAKRAAPRKRVIGVARFSDARVRERLEGWGIETIACDLLDRAAIEALPRVPHIVFAAGHKFGAKDNQALTWAMNTHVPALVADTFRDARIVSFSTGNVYPLTTIGRQGASERTLPGPVGEYAQSCIGRERMFEYFGAKHGTPGRLFRLNYAIDMRYGVLFDIASKVHRGEPVDVTMGYVNVIWQGDANAQVLRALQHCTVPPTPINCTGPETLSVRWLAGEFAARLGVTVEITGQEASTALLSDTTEAARLFGYPLVPLGAMLDWVADWVRHGGPSLGKPTKFEVRDGTF; from the coding sequence ATGCCGACATCCTCCTCACCGAGCCAGCCAGACACGCCGCTGCTCGACCCCGCCGCCCTGCCGACGCGCTTCGATTCGGTCGAGGCGCTCGATGAATTCCTGTCACGGCCGAGCCAGGCGCTGGTCGACGATCTGGCGCAGATCGAGGGCGACCTGATGATCCTCGGCGTCGCCGGCAAGATGGGCCCGACGCTGGCCCGGCTGGCCAAGCGTGCCGCGCCCCGCAAGCGCGTGATCGGCGTCGCGCGCTTCAGCGATGCGCGCGTGCGCGAGCGGCTCGAGGGCTGGGGCATCGAGACCATCGCCTGCGACCTGCTCGACCGCGCGGCCATCGAGGCGCTGCCGCGCGTGCCCCACATCGTGTTCGCGGCCGGCCACAAGTTCGGCGCCAAGGACAACCAGGCGCTGACCTGGGCCATGAACACGCATGTGCCGGCGCTGGTGGCCGATACCTTTCGCGACGCGCGCATCGTCAGCTTCTCGACCGGCAACGTCTATCCGCTGACGACCATCGGCCGCCAGGGCGCCAGCGAGCGCACGCTGCCCGGGCCGGTCGGCGAGTACGCGCAGTCGTGCATCGGCCGCGAGCGCATGTTCGAGTACTTCGGCGCCAAGCACGGCACGCCGGGGCGGCTGTTCCGGCTCAACTACGCGATCGACATGCGCTACGGCGTGCTGTTCGACATCGCGTCCAAGGTGCATCGCGGCGAGCCGGTCGATGTGACCATGGGGTATGTCAACGTGATCTGGCAGGGCGATGCGAATGCGCAGGTGCTGCGCGCGCTGCAGCATTGCACGGTGCCGCCGACGCCGATCAACTGCACCGGTCCCGAGACGCTGTCGGTGCGCTGGCTGGCCGGCGAATTCGCGGCGCGCCTCGGCGTGACCGTGGAGATCACCGGGCAGGAGGCTTCGACCGCGCTGCTGTCCGACACCACCGAGGCCGCGCGCCTCTTCGGCTATCCGCTGGTGCCGTTGGGCGCGATGCTCGACTGGGTGGCCGACTGGGTTCGCCACGGCGGTCCGAGCCTCGGCAAACCGACCAAGTTCGAGGTGCGCGATGGCACCTTCTGA
- a CDS encoding dihydrodipicolinate synthase family protein → MAPSDDIRALLARGLAIPAHPLALDAQRRLDPRRQRALTRYYLDAGAGGLAVGVHTTQFAIRELGLYESVLRLAIDTARAWVTPQRELAMVAGVCGRTPQALSEAKLARGLGYQAGLLSLAAMKGEGEDALIAHCEAVAAEIPLIGFYLQPAVGGMDLSAAFWARFAAIDNVVAIKVAPFNRYRTLDVVRGVVAARAESRVTLYTGNDDHIVLDLVTPFTAMRDGAPVTVRFRGGLLGHWSVWTSGAVRMLARCQAAADSGRAIEADLLALDSRVTDCNSAFFDVANAFHGCIAGCHEVLRRQGLLEGIWCLDPEEGLSPGQKEEIDRVCALHADLADDDFVKANLSRWLADQARPGPARLSSTAAATSAKPAPRSLGAT, encoded by the coding sequence ATGGCACCTTCTGACGACATCCGTGCGCTGCTCGCACGCGGGCTTGCGATCCCTGCGCACCCGCTCGCGCTGGACGCGCAGCGCCGGCTCGACCCGCGGCGCCAGCGTGCGCTGACGCGCTATTACCTCGATGCCGGCGCCGGGGGGCTGGCGGTCGGCGTGCACACCACGCAGTTCGCGATCCGCGAGCTCGGGCTGTATGAATCGGTGCTGCGGCTCGCGATCGACACCGCGCGCGCATGGGTCACACCGCAGCGCGAACTCGCGATGGTCGCGGGCGTGTGCGGGCGCACGCCGCAGGCCCTGAGCGAAGCGAAGCTCGCGCGCGGCCTCGGCTACCAGGCCGGGCTGCTGAGCCTGGCGGCGATGAAAGGCGAGGGCGAGGACGCGCTGATCGCGCACTGCGAAGCGGTCGCGGCCGAGATCCCGCTGATCGGCTTCTACCTGCAGCCGGCCGTCGGCGGCATGGACCTGAGCGCGGCCTTCTGGGCCCGCTTCGCCGCGATCGACAACGTGGTCGCGATCAAGGTCGCACCCTTCAACCGCTACCGCACGCTGGACGTGGTGCGCGGCGTGGTGGCCGCGCGCGCCGAGTCGCGCGTCACGCTCTACACCGGCAACGACGACCATATCGTGCTCGACCTGGTGACGCCGTTCACGGCGATGCGCGACGGTGCGCCGGTGACGGTGCGCTTTCGCGGCGGGCTGCTGGGCCACTGGTCGGTCTGGACTTCGGGTGCGGTGCGCATGCTTGCGCGTTGTCAGGCCGCAGCGGACAGCGGCCGCGCGATCGAGGCGGATCTGCTCGCGCTCGACAGCCGCGTGACCGACTGCAACAGCGCCTTCTTCGATGTCGCGAATGCCTTCCATGGCTGCATCGCGGGCTGCCACGAGGTGTTGCGGCGTCAGGGGCTGCTCGAAGGCATCTGGTGCCTCGATCCCGAAGAGGGCTTGAGCCCGGGGCAGAAGGAAGAGATCGATCGCGTCTGCGCGCTGCACGCCGATCTGGCCGACGACGACTTCGTCAAGGCCAACCTGTCGCGCTGGCTCGCCGATCAGGCTCGGCCGGGTCCGGCGCGGCTGTCGAGCACCGCGGCCGCCACTTCGGCGAAGCCCGCACCACGCTCGCTCGGCGCGACATAG
- a CDS encoding hydantoinase B/oxoprolinase family protein, whose translation MSIAIDPITFAVIKNAMDSIVDEVAYTVLRTARSEIVKDVMDYSAAICDREGRMIAQAKTIALHLGAIPEAMAAVHARYGHDLAPGDAVIVNDPYQGGMHLPDIFMFVPFFYQGQLEGFCVVICHHTDVGGRVPGSNASDSTEIYQEGLRIPVVKLYDAGRVNDIMERVIAQNVRVPDRVLGDLRAQYAACQVGVRELTNLLDRYGRERARAYFAELLDYAERLTRAEIRTWPKGTFTFEDFIDDDGLSPEPIPIRVALTVHEDHVSVDYTGSSPQVRAAINSTRSYTNSCTYLSVRCALKGDVPNNAGVFRCVEIHVPEGTVLNPVEPAAVAARALTGYRVFDTMLGALAQVVPDRIPAAGEGGNTVVCLSGKRDDGKPYIIVDMVCGAWGARPHADGVEAITNASQNLSNTPIETLEAQHPVRVEAYELEPDTCGAGRWRGGLGIRRSYRVLGDDVLLQLRADRMKFRPYGLDGGEPASPASNILTRGDVDESLPSKIGVQIARNDKVTHIQPGGGGFGHPLLRPLTEIEKDVWNHKLSAAFVRQHYLAVVDPDTGKADAAATQALRDAHAAALPA comes from the coding sequence ATGAGCATCGCCATCGACCCGATCACCTTCGCCGTGATCAAGAACGCCATGGACTCGATCGTCGACGAGGTCGCCTACACCGTGCTGCGCACCGCGCGCTCGGAGATCGTCAAGGACGTGATGGACTACTCGGCCGCGATCTGCGACCGCGAGGGCCGGATGATCGCGCAGGCCAAGACCATCGCGCTGCACCTGGGCGCGATTCCCGAAGCGATGGCCGCGGTCCACGCGCGCTACGGCCATGACCTCGCGCCGGGCGATGCGGTGATCGTCAACGACCCGTACCAGGGCGGCATGCACCTGCCGGACATCTTCATGTTCGTGCCCTTCTTCTACCAGGGCCAGCTCGAAGGCTTCTGCGTCGTGATCTGCCATCACACCGACGTCGGCGGCCGCGTGCCGGGCTCCAATGCGAGCGACTCGACCGAGATCTACCAGGAAGGCCTGCGCATCCCGGTGGTCAAGCTCTACGACGCCGGCCGTGTCAACGACATCATGGAGCGCGTGATCGCGCAGAACGTGCGCGTGCCGGACCGCGTGCTCGGCGACCTGCGCGCGCAGTACGCGGCCTGCCAGGTCGGCGTGCGCGAACTCACGAACCTGCTCGACCGCTACGGCCGCGAGCGCGCACGCGCCTACTTCGCCGAACTGCTCGACTACGCCGAGCGTCTGACCCGCGCCGAGATCCGCACCTGGCCCAAGGGCACCTTCACCTTCGAGGACTTCATCGACGACGACGGCCTGTCGCCCGAGCCGATCCCGATCCGCGTCGCACTGACGGTGCACGAGGACCACGTGAGCGTCGACTACACCGGCTCGTCGCCACAGGTGCGCGCCGCCATCAACTCCACGCGCTCGTACACCAACTCCTGCACCTACCTGAGCGTGCGCTGCGCGCTCAAGGGCGACGTGCCGAACAATGCCGGCGTGTTCCGCTGCGTCGAGATCCACGTGCCCGAAGGCACGGTGCTGAACCCGGTCGAGCCGGCCGCTGTCGCGGCACGCGCGCTGACCGGCTACCGCGTGTTCGACACCATGCTCGGCGCGCTCGCGCAGGTGGTGCCCGACCGCATCCCGGCGGCGGGCGAAGGCGGCAACACCGTCGTCTGCCTGTCCGGCAAGCGCGACGACGGCAAGCCCTACATCATCGTCGACATGGTCTGCGGCGCCTGGGGTGCGCGGCCGCATGCCGACGGTGTCGAGGCCATCACCAACGCATCGCAGAATCTTTCCAACACGCCGATCGAGACGCTGGAGGCGCAGCACCCGGTGCGCGTCGAAGCGTACGAACTCGAGCCCGACACCTGCGGCGCCGGCCGCTGGCGCGGCGGGCTCGGCATCCGGCGCAGCTACCGCGTGCTCGGCGACGACGTGCTGCTGCAACTGCGCGCCGATCGCATGAAGTTCCGGCCCTACGGCCTCGACGGCGGCGAGCCCGCATCCCCGGCCTCGAACATCCTCACGCGCGGCGATGTCGACGAATCGCTGCCGAGCAAGATCGGCGTGCAGATCGCACGCAACGACAAGGTGACGCACATCCAGCCGGGCGGCGGCGGATTCGGCCATCCCTTGCTGCGCCCCTTGACCGAGATCGAGAAGGACGTCTGGAACCACAAGCTGAGCGCGGCCTTCGTGCGTCAGCACTACCTCGCGGTCGTCGATCCGGACACCGGCAAGGCCGACGCCGCTGCCACCCAGGCCCTGCGCGACGCGCATGCCGCCGCCCTCCCCGCCTGA